In the genome of Candidatus Cloacimonadota bacterium, the window CAAAGCTTATCTTAGCCGCATTCCTTATCTGTGTTCTGAATGCCGTTATTGCTTGCCTTGCCCTCACAATGTATCTATTCCCAATGTGTTAGGTAATTATGCTGAAGCTTTGATGTTTGGTAATAAAGACGCTCAAAA includes:
- a CDS encoding 4Fe-4S dicluster domain-containing protein; this translates as KAYLSRIPYLCSECRYCLPCPHNVSIPNVLGNYAEALMFGNKDAQKRDYLAFISEEARADKCTQCGVCLAKCPQHIDIPHWMKEIEEFYAD